A single genomic interval of Antarcticibacterium arcticum harbors:
- the sov gene encoding T9SS outer membrane translocon Sov/SprA gives MRNYYLKLFRYFVFCFLWLTVFSSNLFAQDPVTAQDTTRTGYATGTLTLPNPGSIISAYEYDPILDRYIYTQRLGRYDLTVPLVLTPEEYQQLVLEEEIRNYFRLKNNAIAGNREGDPEVQQDLLPSYYVNSGFFESIFGGQEIEVVPQGSVAMDLGLLYTKQDNPAFSPRNRSNLTFDFDQRIQLSLLGQVGTRLQVLANYDTESTFDFQNQLRLAYTPTEDDIVQKIEIGNVNMPLNSALIQGAQSLFGFKTELQFGKTRITGVFSEQKSERRTVNVEGGATIEEFERFAIDYDQDRHFFLAHYFRDKYDEALENYPFINSNVQIQRIQVWVTNRTNNIQNLNDTRNIVGIQDLGETNIPGNIGLENVPGGFFNRPPSAYPDNANNDLNPFGITGAAESILTPAIRDISTVQSGFGGLTVAEGIDYAKLENARQLRPNEYTLNTRLGYISLNQRLSNDEVLAVAYQYTINGQVYQVGEFANDGVDANITSGNGDGVRVNQNLVVKLLKSTVTNVNEPIWDLMMKNIYALGAFQLERDDFRLNILYTDPQPLNYITPVEGANVPLPQDVAETTLLRVFNLDRLNFTNDPVVGGDGFFDYVPGITIDPQNGLVIFTTVEPFGKHLFEKLDNTPNSGPENYNLPETYNANQEKYVFRSLYRTTKIQAEQEDADKNKFQLKGRYKSSQVEGIPIGFNLPQGSVTVTAGGRVLQEGVDYVVNYQMGRVQIIDDALLASNIPIQVSTENNALFGQQAKRFMGVAVEHMFNENFLVGGTFLSLKERPLTQKANYGYEPVNNSIYGLNAIYNKEVPFLTRLVNRLPNIDTDVVSNFSVRGEFAYLQPGAPNVNDFDQKATTYIDDFEASQTTISVNNPLGWELSSAPLGFGGELANGDLASGYKRAKLSWYTIDPIFYSSRRPDGISEADLSGYASRRVFLNEIFPNTDVIQGQPQVIYTMDVAYFPGERGPYNFNPAAAGGNNLPNPRQNFGGMSRAINSTNFEQSNVEFIEFWLMDPFIYPENANNNGGTITFNLGNISEDVLKDGRKQYENGLPVDGSSLNTVSTPFGRVPANQSLIYAFDSDGEARRNQDVGYDGLGDAEEALQFPNFSNLPDPSGDNYEYFLNRTGNVVERYKNYNGIDGNSPPEVGNTNRGNSTLPTTEDLNRDNTMNTIDSYFEYDIKLFPGMNIDNNRYITDVKEVNAPLPNGQEIPVRWVQFKVPIFEPTNSKGGIADFRSIRFMRMFLNDFQESTILRFGTMELVRGDYRRYNRSLNPATPRQPVNNEGTLFEVSAVNIEENENRQPVPYVLPPGVVREELFNNNTNIRQNEQSLSLRVCGLEPQDSRAVYKNFQVDMRQYKNLEMFLHAESLVNEIALKDGQLVAFIRMGTDFTDNYYQIEIPLTATSFGAATADEVWPASNRLLLPLEVLQRVKTAVLGDPSLRSTEINYFDEDLNPANAEDPYEIGRLRIGIKGNPSFGNIRLLMLGLKNGSSLNSAADICGEVWFNELRLSELDNEGGWAAILNMDANIADFASVSATGRKSTIGFGNLEQGPNQRSREDHQQYDVVTNINMGQLLPATWGVQVPFNYSRGEELITPKFDQEFLDLELENRLDAIEDPVERDRVKEQSQIYTKRQSVNVIGLRKDRTGDRKPMPYDIENFAFTGSYNQVDHRDFEIEEALSQNVRVGATYDYSFAPKVIEPFKNIAVLDSSEYYALVKDFNFNPLPTNITLNSNIFRQYNEQKFREISLSENDIGIPTLYQRNFMFEWQYRVNYNLTKSLQFSFNASNNRLVRNYIDENNIADNTIGIWDDFFEIGDPNQHFQTLQLNYELPFSKIPVLRFVKTTYSYTGDFQWQRGSEVFKTLEGIPDLGNSVQNARIHQVNANMDMQTLYKYLGLVPRKATPTTVQQRSAAVPTLTPNGAQKPAQEPALSSADKTYNTFIGLATAIQRLQVTYRQNEGIFLPGYTPSIGFMGTLRPTTGFTFGLQEDVRQLAARRGWLTLFQEFNQQYTAVKNQQLDMQASLMLIPDMTIDLNANRIYSETYSENYRVNPGSLDYQSLNPYTFGNFTISTIMLRTAFASSNAAFSETFETFRDNRIEIARRLAAENGFDPNNTDAEGYPIGYGRSSQAVLIAAFLSAYTGTSASGVKMGAFRDMPLPNWDIKYTGLMRLDWFKKNFRRFSLNHGYRSGYTINQYQSNLDFDPLNPYEFNQANNFKTRLLFSNINLTELFSPLIRVDLETTNAIRVLAEIKKDRALSLSFDNNLLTEVKGNEYVLGLGYRIPDLRITTNIAGRQRILSSDLNFKADFAYRKNINIIRYLDLENSQVIAGQDLWAINFTADYALSKNLTALIYYDHTFSEYAVSTAFPQTTIRSGVTLRYNFGN, from the coding sequence TTGAGGAATTATTACTTGAAATTGTTTCGGTATTTTGTCTTTTGTTTTTTATGGTTAACTGTTTTCTCATCAAATTTATTTGCACAGGATCCGGTCACCGCTCAGGACACTACCCGTACGGGTTATGCTACGGGCACCCTTACCTTGCCAAATCCCGGCAGTATAATTTCAGCCTATGAATATGATCCTATCCTTGATCGCTACATCTACACCCAGCGTTTAGGCAGGTATGACCTCACCGTTCCCCTTGTTTTAACCCCTGAAGAATACCAGCAACTTGTTCTTGAAGAAGAAATAAGGAATTATTTCCGTTTAAAAAATAATGCTATTGCCGGCAACAGGGAAGGAGACCCGGAAGTACAACAAGACCTTTTGCCCAGCTATTATGTGAATTCCGGTTTTTTTGAAAGTATATTCGGAGGGCAGGAAATTGAAGTGGTTCCCCAGGGAAGTGTTGCCATGGATCTTGGTTTATTGTACACAAAGCAGGACAATCCCGCTTTTTCCCCGCGAAACCGAAGCAATCTTACCTTTGATTTTGACCAGCGCATACAACTTAGCCTGCTGGGCCAGGTGGGAACAAGGTTACAGGTGCTTGCCAATTATGACACCGAATCTACATTTGATTTTCAAAACCAGCTAAGGTTGGCCTATACGCCCACAGAGGATGATATTGTTCAAAAAATAGAGATCGGGAACGTAAATATGCCACTGAACAGTGCGTTGATACAGGGGGCACAAAGCCTTTTTGGTTTCAAGACAGAGCTGCAGTTTGGGAAAACGCGTATCACCGGGGTTTTTTCTGAACAAAAATCTGAACGTCGCACCGTAAACGTTGAAGGCGGTGCAACCATCGAGGAGTTTGAACGTTTTGCCATAGATTATGACCAGGACCGCCACTTTTTCCTGGCGCATTACTTCAGGGATAAGTATGATGAAGCCCTGGAAAACTATCCTTTCATAAATTCCAATGTGCAAATACAGCGCATTCAGGTTTGGGTTACAAACCGCACCAATAATATTCAGAATTTAAATGATACCCGTAATATTGTAGGTATTCAGGATCTGGGGGAAACCAACATTCCCGGTAACATAGGCCTTGAAAATGTTCCCGGCGGGTTCTTTAACAGGCCCCCTTCAGCCTATCCTGATAATGCCAATAATGACCTGAACCCCTTTGGGATTACAGGCGCAGCCGAATCTATTCTTACCCCCGCAATTCGTGATATTTCTACCGTGCAAAGCGGTTTTGGCGGGCTCACAGTCGCAGAAGGCATAGACTACGCGAAACTTGAAAATGCACGGCAGTTACGGCCAAATGAATATACGCTTAATACAAGGCTGGGTTATATTTCCCTTAATCAACGGTTGAGCAATGATGAGGTGCTTGCAGTTGCCTATCAATATACCATAAACGGGCAGGTCTACCAGGTGGGAGAATTTGCCAATGACGGGGTAGATGCGAATATTACCTCCGGGAATGGAGACGGGGTAAGGGTGAACCAGAACCTGGTGGTGAAATTATTGAAGAGTACGGTCACCAATGTGAACGAACCCATCTGGGACCTCATGATGAAAAATATTTATGCGCTGGGGGCATTTCAGCTGGAAAGGGATGATTTCCGGCTGAATATTCTTTATACAGATCCGCAGCCCCTGAACTATATTACCCCTGTAGAAGGTGCCAACGTCCCGCTGCCCCAAGATGTTGCAGAGACCACGCTGCTGCGGGTATTTAATCTGGACCGGTTGAATTTTACCAATGACCCCGTTGTGGGGGGTGACGGTTTCTTTGATTATGTACCGGGAATTACCATAGATCCGCAGAACGGGCTTGTGATCTTTACCACCGTAGAACCTTTTGGAAAACACCTTTTTGAAAAGCTTGATAACACCCCGAACAGCGGGCCTGAAAATTATAACCTTCCTGAAACCTATAATGCCAATCAGGAAAAATATGTTTTCCGCTCCCTTTACCGCACCACCAAGATACAGGCCGAGCAGGAGGATGCCGATAAGAATAAATTTCAGCTTAAAGGAAGGTATAAATCCAGCCAGGTTGAAGGGATCCCCATTGGGTTTAACCTTCCGCAGGGATCGGTAACAGTTACAGCCGGGGGCCGTGTGCTTCAGGAAGGGGTAGATTATGTGGTAAATTACCAGATGGGTAGGGTGCAGATCATTGATGATGCCCTGCTTGCTTCCAATATTCCTATCCAGGTTTCTACTGAAAATAATGCCCTTTTTGGTCAGCAGGCCAAAAGATTCATGGGGGTCGCTGTTGAACACATGTTCAATGAAAATTTCCTTGTAGGGGGTACCTTCCTTAGTTTAAAAGAGAGGCCGCTTACCCAAAAGGCGAATTATGGTTATGAGCCGGTAAACAATTCCATTTACGGCCTTAATGCTATTTACAATAAAGAGGTGCCATTTCTTACCCGCCTGGTAAACAGGTTGCCGAATATAGATACAGATGTGGTTTCCAATTTTTCGGTACGGGGGGAATTTGCGTATTTGCAACCCGGCGCGCCCAATGTGAACGATTTTGACCAGAAGGCCACCACATATATTGACGATTTTGAAGCTTCGCAAACCACCATATCTGTAAACAATCCATTGGGATGGGAATTATCCAGCGCGCCTCTTGGTTTTGGGGGAGAGCTCGCCAACGGAGATCTTGCCTCCGGTTACAAGCGTGCAAAACTTTCCTGGTACACCATAGATCCTATCTTTTACAGCAGCCGCAGGCCAGATGGAATTTCAGAAGCAGACCTTTCAGGCTATGCCTCGAGACGTGTTTTTCTCAATGAGATATTTCCAAATACCGATGTGATCCAGGGGCAACCCCAGGTGATCTATACCATGGATGTTGCCTACTTCCCGGGAGAACGCGGGCCTTACAATTTTAATCCTGCCGCTGCAGGAGGCAATAATCTTCCTAACCCCCGCCAGAATTTTGGGGGAATGTCGCGGGCTATCAATTCTACCAATTTTGAACAATCCAACGTGGAGTTCATAGAATTCTGGCTTATGGACCCGTTCATATATCCCGAAAACGCGAACAATAATGGCGGTACCATCACCTTTAACCTGGGAAATATTTCTGAAGATGTTCTAAAGGACGGGCGAAAACAATATGAGAACGGATTGCCAGTAGACGGCAGTTCATTAAATACGGTGAGCACTCCCTTCGGAAGGGTTCCTGCAAACCAGTCGCTTATCTATGCATTTGACAGTGACGGGGAAGCACGCCGAAACCAGGATGTGGGATATGACGGATTAGGTGATGCTGAAGAAGCCCTACAATTCCCGAATTTTTCCAATCTGCCAGATCCTTCCGGCGATAATTATGAATATTTCCTGAACCGAACGGGGAATGTGGTTGAAAGATATAAAAATTACAACGGGATAGACGGCAACTCACCACCCGAGGTAGGCAATACCAACAGGGGAAATTCCACGCTACCCACCACAGAGGACCTTAACCGGGACAATACTATGAATACCATAGACAGCTATTTTGAATATGATATTAAGCTGTTTCCCGGGATGAATATAGATAACAACCGGTATATAACCGATGTAAAGGAAGTGAACGCCCCGCTTCCAAACGGGCAGGAAATTCCCGTGAGATGGGTGCAGTTCAAGGTGCCAATATTTGAACCCACAAATAGTAAGGGAGGAATAGCCGATTTCAGGTCTATTCGTTTTATGAGGATGTTCCTAAATGATTTCCAGGAAAGCACAATTCTTAGGTTTGGGACCATGGAACTGGTGCGTGGCGATTACCGCCGGTACAACAGGAGCTTAAATCCTGCCACCCCAAGACAGCCGGTTAATAATGAGGGAACATTATTCGAGGTATCTGCGGTTAATATTGAAGAAAATGAAAACCGCCAGCCCGTTCCCTATGTACTGCCTCCGGGAGTGGTAAGAGAAGAGCTATTTAATAACAATACCAACATAAGGCAAAATGAGCAATCGCTATCCCTAAGGGTGTGCGGACTGGAGCCTCAGGATTCCCGCGCGGTTTACAAGAATTTCCAGGTAGATATGCGGCAGTACAAAAACCTTGAAATGTTCCTGCACGCGGAATCCCTTGTTAATGAGATCGCCCTGAAAGACGGGCAGCTGGTTGCCTTTATAAGAATGGGAACAGATTTTACCGATAATTACTATCAAATAGAGATCCCGCTTACCGCTACTTCGTTTGGTGCCGCAACAGCCGATGAGGTCTGGCCTGCATCCAACAGGTTGTTGTTGCCTCTGGAGGTATTACAACGCGTGAAAACCGCAGTTTTAGGAGACCCATCTTTAAGGTCTACAGAGATCAATTATTTTGATGAAGACCTAAATCCTGCCAATGCCGAGGATCCTTATGAAATTGGACGTTTGCGCATAGGGATAAAAGGAAATCCAAGTTTTGGAAATATCAGGCTTTTAATGCTGGGCCTTAAGAACGGCAGTTCCCTGAACAGCGCGGCCGATATTTGTGGTGAAGTATGGTTCAACGAACTCAGGCTTTCTGAACTTGATAATGAAGGCGGCTGGGCAGCTATCCTTAATATGGATGCCAATATTGCCGATTTTGCTTCGGTTTCGGCTACGGGACGAAAAAGCACCATAGGCTTTGGGAACCTGGAGCAGGGGCCAAACCAGCGCAGCAGGGAAGACCACCAGCAGTATGATGTGGTTACAAATATCAATATGGGTCAGCTTCTGCCTGCCACCTGGGGAGTACAGGTGCCCTTCAACTACAGCAGGGGAGAAGAACTTATTACCCCGAAATTCGACCAGGAATTCCTGGATCTTGAACTGGAAAACAGGCTGGATGCCATTGAAGATCCGGTTGAAAGGGACAGGGTAAAAGAACAATCACAAATTTACACCAAACGCCAGAGTGTGAATGTAATTGGGTTGCGCAAGGACCGCACTGGTGATCGTAAACCTATGCCTTATGATATTGAAAATTTTGCTTTTACCGGTTCCTATAACCAGGTAGATCACCGGGATTTTGAAATAGAGGAAGCGCTTAGCCAGAATGTAAGGGTGGGAGCAACCTATGATTATAGTTTTGCACCAAAGGTCATAGAGCCGTTTAAAAATATCGCAGTGCTGGACAGCAGCGAGTATTATGCCCTGGTGAAGGATTTTAATTTTAATCCGCTGCCCACAAACATTACTTTGAATTCCAATATTTTCAGGCAGTACAATGAACAGAAATTCCGGGAGATCTCGTTAAGTGAGAACGACATAGGGATCCCAACCTTGTACCAGCGCAATTTTATGTTTGAATGGCAATACCGCGTTAATTACAATTTGACCAAATCTTTGCAGTTCAGTTTCAATGCCAGTAATAACCGCCTGGTGAGAAATTATATAGATGAGAATAATATAGCCGATAATACTATCGGTATATGGGATGATTTCTTTGAGATTGGAGATCCCAATCAGCATTTCCAGACCCTGCAGTTAAATTATGAGCTGCCTTTTAGTAAGATCCCGGTGTTGAGGTTTGTAAAAACCACGTATTCCTATACGGGAGATTTCCAATGGCAAAGGGGCTCTGAAGTATTTAAAACCCTGGAAGGGATCCCGGACCTTGGAAACTCTGTTCAAAACGCAAGGATCCACCAGGTGAATGCGAATATGGACATGCAAACCCTGTATAAATATTTGGGATTGGTGCCCAGAAAGGCCACCCCCACCACCGTACAGCAAAGAAGCGCCGCCGTTCCAACCCTAACCCCCAACGGGGCTCAAAAACCTGCCCAGGAACCTGCGCTTAGTTCAGCAGATAAAACCTATAACACCTTTATAGGCCTTGCAACCGCTATCCAGAGATTACAGGTGACCTACAGGCAAAATGAAGGGATATTTTTGCCGGGCTATACACCAAGTATTGGATTTATGGGAACGCTGCGGCCAACTACAGGATTCACCTTCGGGCTTCAGGAAGATGTACGGCAACTGGCAGCGCGCCGGGGCTGGTTAACACTTTTTCAGGAATTCAATCAGCAATACACCGCGGTTAAGAATCAGCAACTGGATATGCAGGCTTCTTTAATGCTTATCCCAGATATGACTATAGACCTGAATGCAAACAGGATCTATTCTGAAACCTATTCAGAGAATTACAGGGTTAACCCGGGGAGTTTGGATTATCAATCCCTGAATCCTTACACTTTCGGAAATTTCACCATCTCAACGATCATGTTAAGAACGGCCTTTGCTTCAAGCAACGCGGCTTTTTCTGAGACCTTTGAGACCTTCCGCGATAACAGGATCGAAATTGCCCGCAGGCTGGCTGCTGAAAATGGTTTTGACCCCAATAACACAGATGCCGAAGGTTATCCTATTGGCTATGGCAGGTCCAGCCAGGCAGTGCTTATTGCCGCTTTCCTTTCGGCGTACACCGGTACCAGCGCATCGGGCGTTAAGATGGGGGCATTCCGCGATATGCCGCTTCCTAACTGGGATATAAAATATACCGGTTTAATGAGGCTGGACTGGTTTAAAAAGAACTTCAGAAGGTTCTCCCTTAACCACGGCTACAGGTCCGGATACACCATTAACCAATACCAGAGCAATCTTGATTTTGATCCCCTGAACCCATATGAATTCAATCAGGCAAATAATTTCAAGACCAGGCTGTTATTTTCAAATATCAATTTAACCGAATTGTTTAGCCCGCTAATTCGGGTAGATCTGGAAACTACAAATGCCATCAGGGTTCTTGCCGAAATTAAAAAAGACCGTGCCCTTTCCCTGAGCTTTGACAATAATCTTTTGACCGAGGTTAAAGGAAATGAATATGTGCTGGGGCTGGGTTACAGGATCCCCGATCTTAGGATCACCACCAACATTGCGGGCAGGCAAAGGATCCTGAGCAGCGACCTTAATTTTAAGGCCGATTTTGCCTACCGCAAGAATATAAATATTATAAGGTACCTCGATCTTGAGAACAGCCAGGTAATAGCAGGGCAGGACCTTTGGGCTATAAATTTCACGGCAGATTATGCCCTGTCAAAAAACCTTACAGCATTGATATATTATGACCATACTTTCTCAGAATATGCCGTGTCAACGGCGTTTCCCCAAACCACTATTCGATCCGGGGTTACCCTGAGATATAATTTTGGAAATTAA
- a CDS encoding NADP-dependent malic enzyme produces MSKDSKRREALIYHAKPKPGKIEVVPTKKYSTQRDLALAYSPGVAAPCLEIQKDKDNAYKYTAKGNLVAVISNGTAVLGLGDIGPEASKPVMEGKGLLFKIFADIDVFDIEVDTKDIDAFIATVKNIAPTFGGINLEDIKAPEAFEIERRLKEELDIPVMHDDQHGTAIISAAALLNALELAKKRIDKVKIVISGAGAAAVSCTKLYKAFGAKAENIVMLDSKGVIRADRSNLSVEKLEFATKRKIDTLQEAMKDADVFVGLSIKDIVDVPMIKSMAKRPIVFAMANPDPEIEYNLAVSARKDIIMATGRSDHPNQVNNVLGFPFIFRGALDVRATKINEEMKMAAVKALAKLAKDPVPEQVNIAYGETKLQFGPEYIIPKPFDPRLISRVPPAVARAAMESGVARYPITDWARYEEELMERMGNDNKISRLLMNRAKTDPKRIVYAEADHLDVLKAAQIVQEEGIGIPILLGNRKLILELMREIDFDPSKATIIDPQSKDETAKRNIYVDAYWQTRARNGITKFDAEKLMRERNYFGAMMVNEGDADALLSGYSRAYPTVVKPMLELIGMAKGIDRIAATNLMNTKRGPLFISDTSINIDPSAKDLAKIALMTARTVRLFGLEPVIGMISYANFGSSKHPNAKKVKEAVGLLHKASPDLKVDGELQIDFALNNEMLQSKFPFSKLVGKKVNTLIYPNLEAANGTYKLLKELNKSDSIGPILMGMKRPVHIFQLGASVEEMVNMSAVAVIDAQEKEKRAGQVKK; encoded by the coding sequence ATGAGTAAAGACAGTAAAAGACGGGAAGCCCTTATATATCACGCGAAACCAAAACCGGGAAAAATTGAAGTTGTTCCAACAAAAAAATATTCCACCCAAAGGGATCTTGCCCTGGCTTATTCCCCGGGAGTAGCGGCTCCCTGTCTTGAAATTCAGAAAGATAAAGATAACGCCTATAAATATACAGCAAAGGGGAACCTTGTTGCTGTGATCTCCAACGGTACAGCAGTGCTGGGACTGGGAGATATTGGGCCTGAAGCTTCAAAACCTGTGATGGAAGGCAAGGGTTTGCTTTTCAAGATCTTCGCAGATATTGATGTTTTTGATATTGAAGTAGATACCAAGGATATTGATGCCTTTATAGCCACCGTAAAGAATATTGCTCCCACGTTTGGAGGTATTAACCTGGAAGATATTAAAGCTCCCGAGGCTTTTGAGATTGAAAGAAGGTTAAAGGAAGAGCTGGATATTCCGGTAATGCATGACGATCAACATGGTACAGCCATCATATCGGCAGCTGCTTTACTTAATGCGCTTGAGCTCGCAAAGAAAAGAATAGATAAAGTAAAAATAGTGATTAGCGGTGCCGGTGCGGCAGCCGTATCCTGTACCAAATTGTACAAGGCTTTTGGTGCCAAAGCCGAGAATATCGTGATGCTGGACAGCAAAGGGGTTATCCGGGCAGACAGGTCAAACCTTTCGGTTGAAAAGCTGGAATTTGCCACCAAAAGAAAAATAGATACGCTTCAGGAAGCAATGAAGGATGCCGATGTTTTCGTGGGGTTATCTATTAAAGATATTGTAGATGTGCCCATGATCAAAAGCATGGCCAAGAGGCCAATTGTTTTTGCAATGGCCAATCCCGATCCTGAAATTGAGTATAATCTTGCCGTTTCTGCCCGTAAAGACATTATTATGGCTACCGGGCGAAGTGATCATCCCAACCAGGTGAACAACGTGCTTGGATTTCCCTTTATTTTCAGGGGTGCACTGGATGTAAGGGCTACAAAGATCAATGAAGAAATGAAAATGGCAGCCGTTAAAGCCCTTGCCAAGCTTGCCAAAGATCCGGTGCCGGAGCAGGTGAATATCGCCTATGGAGAAACCAAACTTCAGTTTGGCCCCGAATATATTATTCCCAAACCTTTTGACCCCAGGCTTATCTCCCGGGTCCCTCCAGCGGTAGCCCGTGCTGCCATGGAAAGCGGGGTGGCCCGCTATCCTATTACAGACTGGGCCCGTTATGAAGAGGAACTTATGGAAAGAATGGGAAATGACAATAAGATCTCCCGCCTCTTAATGAACCGTGCCAAGACAGATCCCAAGCGAATTGTGTATGCTGAAGCAGATCATCTTGATGTGCTTAAAGCCGCACAGATTGTTCAGGAAGAAGGAATCGGGATCCCTATTCTGCTTGGTAACAGGAAGCTCATTCTTGAATTAATGCGGGAGATAGATTTTGATCCTTCCAAGGCTACCATTATAGACCCTCAGTCTAAAGATGAAACTGCAAAAAGGAATATTTATGTAGATGCATACTGGCAAACCCGTGCAAGAAATGGAATCACCAAATTTGATGCTGAAAAATTAATGCGGGAACGCAATTACTTTGGAGCTATGATGGTAAATGAAGGTGATGCAGATGCTTTGTTATCCGGGTACTCCAGGGCTTATCCTACCGTGGTAAAACCTATGCTGGAATTAATAGGAATGGCAAAAGGTATAGACAGGATTGCCGCCACCAATTTAATGAACACCAAAAGAGGTCCGCTTTTTATAAGTGATACTTCCATAAATATTGATCCTTCCGCGAAAGATCTGGCCAAAATTGCGCTTATGACAGCAAGAACCGTTAGGCTTTTTGGATTGGAACCTGTAATAGGAATGATCTCCTACGCCAATTTTGGATCCTCAAAACATCCAAACGCTAAAAAAGTGAAGGAAGCTGTAGGCTTATTGCATAAGGCTTCGCCAGATCTTAAAGTAGACGGGGAGCTGCAAATAGATTTTGCCCTGAACAATGAGATGTTACAAAGCAAATTCCCCTTCTCCAAATTGGTAGGTAAAAAGGTGAACACCCTTATTTATCCCAACCTGGAAGCTGCCAATGGAACTTATAAGTTATTAAAGGAGTTGAATAAATCTGACTCTATTGGCCCCATTTTAATGGGAATGAAGCGGCCGGTTCACATCTTTCAATTAGGGGCCAGTGTGGAAGAAATGGTAAACATGTCTGCAGTGGCAGTAATAGATGCACAGGAAAAAGAAAAACGGGCGGGACAGGTTAAAAAATAA
- a CDS encoding energy transducer TonB — MKIKFLLLSLCLFICSNLQAQTETYTLTEVDNAPVIGDCEEEDPKVCFENNLKTHISTTMKVVNLNSGIGTKAYAQFEISETGKVENIQVRSYDKKLTKETERILKKLKIKEAATKNGKKVKMRHTVPVSFNLIVF, encoded by the coding sequence ATGAAAATAAAATTCCTCCTGCTGTCTCTCTGCCTTTTTATCTGTTCCAACCTTCAGGCACAAACCGAAACCTACACCCTCACTGAAGTAGATAATGCACCGGTAATTGGAGATTGTGAGGAAGAAGATCCTAAAGTGTGTTTTGAAAACAACCTGAAGACCCATATTTCCACAACAATGAAGGTAGTAAATTTAAATAGCGGCATTGGCACGAAGGCCTATGCACAATTTGAGATCTCTGAGACCGGTAAAGTGGAAAATATACAGGTACGATCTTATGATAAAAAGCTTACCAAAGAGACCGAAAGGATCCTTAAAAAACTTAAAATAAAGGAGGCAGCCACAAAAAATGGTAAAAAGGTAAAAATGAGGCATACCGTACCTGTAAGCTTTAATTTGATTGTATTTTAG
- the ruvA gene encoding Holliday junction branch migration protein RuvA: MIYHLKGRMVEINPTYVVIDCNGVGYMVHISLHTFSLLNDAGEAIELYTHLQVKEDSHSLFGFREKSERDLFRLLISVSGVGASTARTMLSSIEPKNIMEAIASGDAATVQRIKGIGAKTAQRVILELKDKVLKVFGEGEVFTSQNNTNKEEALSALETLGFARKPAEKVVEKILKQTTDPTVETIIKLALKNL; the protein is encoded by the coding sequence ATGATTTATCATTTGAAAGGGAGAATGGTTGAAATAAACCCCACCTACGTTGTTATAGATTGCAACGGTGTGGGGTATATGGTTCATATCTCCCTCCATACTTTTTCTTTGCTCAATGATGCGGGCGAGGCAATTGAACTATACACACATTTACAGGTAAAAGAGGATTCCCACAGCCTTTTTGGTTTTAGGGAAAAATCTGAAAGAGATCTTTTTCGTTTATTGATATCGGTCTCCGGCGTGGGAGCAAGTACCGCCCGTACTATGCTTTCCTCTATTGAACCTAAAAATATTATGGAAGCCATTGCGAGTGGTGATGCCGCAACCGTACAACGGATAAAAGGGATAGGAGCCAAAACTGCTCAACGCGTAATTTTAGAGCTCAAAGACAAGGTATTGAAAGTATTTGGGGAAGGGGAAGTTTTTACTTCTCAAAACAATACAAATAAGGAAGAAGCGTTATCAGCATTAGAGACTTTAGGTTTTGCACGCAAACCGGCAGAGAAAGTTGTAGAGAAGATCCTGAAGCAAACCACAGACCCTACCGTGGAAACTATTATCAAGCTGGCTTTAAAGAATTTATAA